Proteins from a genomic interval of Colletotrichum higginsianum IMI 349063 chromosome 6, whole genome shotgun sequence:
- a CDS encoding Dullard-like phosphatase — MPHGLYMLSKMNSLNIITSRVSPPPSPVASRSNSISSLGLAVQSDDQRGGESAENHGDDDQDDETFPLEKSAFEQRNDSHGMDLASEATPLIGESTDPSLRSTTWHSLPRRIAAGFINSLRWVLSILAVPGVYLISCLCDERGNFAPFFQFKKLLGFHDGNGKLATDYPDAMDEKSGRQGSAGYGGVTYSRPMGSSGSSSSGVSSESESDADRQRRGSSSRHSRSKSASEEIAPARRSIRIKLHSDDALPQRKHRKTQSAAARSKGNGEPGSSDISAQLKSPTSPAGALTRYPKTPAPPRPLIPRRQPSYLNLEPSTDPKYQKTLILDLDETLIHSMSKGGRMSTGHMVEVRLSQTYVGAGGQTSIGPQHPILYWVNKRPHCDDFLRRVCKWYNLVVFTASVQEYADPVIDWLEAERKFFSARYYRQHCTFRQGAFIKDLSSVEPDLSKVMILDNSPLSYMFHQDNAIPIQGWINDPTDNDLLHLVPLLEGLQYVSDVRALLALRGGEDGQHMA; from the exons ATGCCTCATGGATTGTACATGCTGTCAAAGATGAACTCCCTGAACATCATCACCTCTCGCGTctctccgccgcccagcccggTTGCTTCGCGATCTAACTCCATCAGCTCCCTGGGTTTAGCCGTACAATCCGACGaccagcgcggcggcgaaaGCGCAGAGAAccacggcgacgatgaccaagacgacgagacgTTTCCACTCGAGAAGTCCGCCTTCGAGCAGCGCAACGACAGCCATGGGATGGACCTCGCCAGCGAAGCAACGCCGTTGATAGGCGAATCGACAGACCCGAGCTTGAGGTCAACCACATGGCACTCCCTGCCGCGGCGCATCGCTGCCGGTTTCATCAACTCGCTCCGCTGGGTCTTGTCCATATTGGCCGTCCCGGGTGTCTATCTGATCTCATGTTTGTGCGACGAACGAGGAAACTTTGCGCCCTTCTTTCAGTTTAAAAAGCTGTTGGGATTTCACGACGGAAACGGGAAGCTTGCGACAGACTACCCTGACGCCATGGACGAAAAGTCTGGTCGCCAGGGAAGTGCTGGATATGGAGGCGTTACTTACTCGAGGCCAATGGGATCCTCTGGGTCTTCTTCGTCAGGTGTATCTTCGGAATCAGAATCGGATGCAGACCGCCAACGCCGGGGTTCTTCTAGTCGGCACTCCCGCTCGAAATCCGCTTCCGAGGAGATTGCGCCTGCACGGAGGTCCATACGCATAAAACTACACAGCGATGATGCCCTGCCTCAGCGTAAGCATAGGAAAACGCAATCTGCAGCAGCACGCTCCAAGGGCAACGGCGAACCCGGCTCCTCCGACATATCCGCACAGCTCAAGTCGCCGACATCTCCCGCTGGCGCGCTGACCCGTTATCCCAAGACGCCGGCCCCGCCTCGCCCCTTAATTCCTCGCAGACAGCCTTCGTACCTCAACCTTGAACCTTCGACCGACCCCAAATACCAGAAGACGCTGATTctggacctcgacgagacTCTGATTCACAGCATGTCCAAGGGGGGACGCATGAGCACCGGGCACATGGTTGAGGTCAGACTGAGTCAGACCTACGTGGGCGCCGGAGGACAAACGTCTATCGGACCGCAGCATCCTATTCTCTACTGGGTCAACAAGCGCCCGCACTGCGATGACTTCCTGCGCCGG GTTTGCAAATGGTACAACTTAGTTGTCTTCACAGCTTCGGTTCAAGAATACGCAGATCCCGTCATTGACTGGTTGGAAGCCGAGAGGAAGTTTTTTTCGGCGCGATACTACCGACAGCACTGCACATTCCGGCAAGGAGCCTTTATCAAAGACCTCAGCTCGGTTGAACCAGATTTGAGCAAGGTTATGATCTTGGACAATAGTCCGTTGAGTTATATGTTTCATCAAG ATAATGCGATTCCTATCCAAGGGTGGATCAACGATCCGACGGACAACGACCTCTTGCACCTGGTGCCACTGCTCGAAGGTTTACAGTATGTTTCGGATGTGAGGGCGCTACTTGCATTGCGCGGAGGCGAGGACGGTCAGCACATGGCGTAG
- a CDS encoding Short-chain dehydrogenase: MSRSLEGKLGIVTGASRGIGVAIAENLAAKGCNLILGYTSPSSKTPAEQLATDLQTKHNIQTLAVQADMGTTDGPASLVATAKAHFEGLNGGRFQVDVLINNAGVAHNNLLPAVTVDQFDVSYRVNVRGPLLLVQAVQPYLPTDRSGRIVNMSSVSSSTGFPEQSVYGGTKAALEAMTRTWARELSENATVNAVNPGPVLTEMYAGNTPEFKRFIKGFIEHAPLMKARPGVDSDDLVKAAEEEGGRPAYVGEIAGIVGMLVSAESAWCTGQVVCANGGMLFGMQ, translated from the exons ATGTCTCGTTCTCTGGAGGGCAAGCTCGGCATCGTGACCGGCGCCTCTCGAG gcatcggcgtcgccatTGCCGAGAACCTCGCCGCTAAGGGCTGCAACCTCATTCTGGGCTacacctccccctcctccaagaCTCCGGCCGAGCAGCTCGCCACCGACCTTCAAACCAAGCACAATATCCAGaccctcgccgtccaggcCGACATGGGCACAACCGACGGCCCCGCGTCCCTTGTCGCGACCGCAAAGGCCCACTTTGAGGGGCTCAACGGCGGCAGGTTCCAGGTCGACGTGCTCATCaacaacgccggcgtcgcccaCAACAAcctcctgcccgccgtcACGGTCGACCAGTTCGACGTCTCGTACCGCGTCAATGTCCGCGGCCCGCTCCTCCTTGTCCAGGCCGTGCAGCCCTACCTGCCCACCGACCGCAGCGGCCGCATCGTCAACATGTCGTCCGTCAGCTCCTCCACCGGCTTCCCCGAGCAGAGCGTCTACGGCGgcaccaaggccgccctcgaggccatgacCCGCACTTGGGCTCGCGAGCTCAGCGAGAACGCCACCGTCAACGCTGTCAACCCGGGCCCCGTCCTGACTGAGATGTACGCCGGCAACACCCCCGAGTTCAAGCGCTTCATCAAGGGCTTCATCGAGCACGCCCCGCTTATGAAGGCCCGCCCGGGCgtcgactcggacgacctcgtcaaggccgccgaggaggagggcggtcGTCCGGCGTATGTCGGCGAGATCGCCGGTATCGTCGGCAtgctcgtctcggccgagtcGGCGTGGTGTACGGGTCAGGTTGTGTGTGCCAACGGTGGCATGTTGTTTGGCATGCAGTGA
- a CDS encoding Duf1715 domain-containing protein: protein MSLDPFDDVLTLEDQFFAEGYRQGTEDGIQAGKIEGRSVGLAKGYEKFLESGRIHGRAVVWANRLSLPQKGSPSTSSSAAAAAARPSDSSSQQQQQPKPCSLPPLPPNARLEKNVTAAFALVEPDTLARENSDEAVNDFDDRLKRAQGKVKIIERMTGEVAAEPKAATEAKGL from the coding sequence ATGTCCCTGGATCCATTTGACGACGTCCTCACTCTCGAGGACCAGTTCTTCGCCGAGGGCTACCGCCAAGGCACCGAAGACGGCATCCAGGCCGGTAAGATCGAGGGCCGctccgtcggcctcgccaagGGTTACGAGAAATTCCTCGAGAGCGGCAGGATAcacggccgcgccgtcgtgTGGGCGAACCGGCTGTCCCTGCCACAGAAGGGCTCCCCCTCCACCTcatcctccgccgccgccgccgccgcgaggccTTCAGACTCTTCGtcgcagcaacagcagcagccaaaGCCCTGCTCCCTTCCACCACTGCCGCCCAACGCGAGGCTTGAGAAAAATGTCACGGCggccttcgccctcgtcgagcccgACACGCTGGCCAGGGAAAacagcgacgaggccgtcaacgaCTTTGACGACAGGCTCAAGAGGGCGCAGGGAAAGGTTAAGATCATCGAGCGGATGACGGGcgaggttgccgccgagcccaAGGCGGCGACAGAGGCCAAGGGGCTTTAG
- a CDS encoding Initiation factor 2 subunit family protein — MATLKPSAGDLERYLKTFKGKTLEASIDSLISLLKRRQIQGSELCAVATAHILLQVVAKAKWNDVDSLLEKVQQVGLRLIAAQPKELVVGNIVRRVLSLIRDEAAEDRNEDFSETATEAGATPTTAVPDPSKLEHQWPPSTYTKQDAGADYISSGPRLVRPGALTSTSSFHVSKSLFSLLEASPPMDAAGIMAGSPFGKDSGASTPLRGQSTRVHALRSEVIEGIEELKDEIGQVDDQIAAAADVQIHPGDYVLVHQPSATVQKFILRAATRRKFTVFIAAGTVRNSANEAPYASFRKKLGAAGIGAISILNGGLMAYMPRINKVILSARAVLANGGILTDAGAGVIARAAKEQGNPVIILSGVYKLCPESYFDEESLVEWGSSMGHVNFADGAMVNGVDVRSAASEFVPPELLDTYITNLGAHSRNHLSTIIADHYKPEDVDFHLWSTEADR, encoded by the exons ATGGCGACCCTGAAGCCCAGCGCGGGGGATCTCGAGCGGTATCTGAAGACCTTCAAGGGGAAGACTTTGGAAGCGTCAATCGACAGTCTCATCTC GCTCTTGAAGAGAAGACAGATCCAGGGCTCCGAGCTCTGCGCCGTCGCGACCGCACACATACTCCTCCAGGTCGTTGCCAAGGCAAAATGGAATGACGTGGATTCGTTGCTGGAAAAGGTCCAGCAGGTCGGCTTGCGCCTCATCGCTGCCCAGCCCAAGGAACTGGTGGTCGGCAACATCGTTAGACGCGTATTGAGCCTGATCCGAGACGAGGCTGCTGAGGACCGAAACGAGGATTTCAGCGAGACCGCCACAGAGGCAGGAGCGACGCCGACAACAGCGGTGCCGGACCCTTCTAAGCTGGAGCACCAATGGCCTCCCTCTACCTACACCAAGCAGGATGCCGGCGCAGACTACATCTCGAGCGGCCCGAGACTTGTTCGCCCTGGAGCCCTCACATCCACGAGCTCTTTCCACGTTTCCAAGTcgctcttctctctcctcgagGCCTCTCCCCCgatggacgccgccggcatcatgGCGGGCTCGCCGTTCGGCAAGGACTCGGGCGCCTCGACTCCACTCCGCGGACAGTCGACCAGGGTACACGCTCTGAGATCGGAGGTAATTGAGGGTATCGAAGAActcaaggacgagatcggccaggtcgacgaccagatcgctgctgctgcagatGTTCAGATCCACCCCGGCGACTACGTGCTCGTGCACCAGCCCTCTGCTACGGTTCAAAAGTTCATCTTGCGCGCCGCGACGAGGAGAAAGTTCACCGTCTTTATTGCTGCCGGAACCGTTCGCAACTCGGCCAACGAGGCACCTTATGCGTCGTTCAGGAAGAAGTTGGGGGCCGCAggcatcggcgccatcaGCATCTTGAATGGTGGCTTGATGGCCTACATGCCACGTATCAACAAGGTCATCTTAAGCGCAAGAGCCGTTCTGGCTAATGGCGGCATCCTGACGGATGCGGGAGCCGGGGTCATTGCTCGTGCAGCCAAGGAGCAGGGCAACCCGGTAATCATCCTCAGCGGTGTTTACAAGCTCTGCCCAGAGAGCTACTTTGACGAGGAGAGCCTGGTGGAATGGGGCAGCTCCATGGGCCATGTGAACTTTGCAGACGGAGCCATGGTCAACGGTGTCGACGTTCGAAGCGCTGCCAGCGAGTTCGTGCCTCCCGAATTGCTCGACACCTATATCACCAACCT CGGCGCGCACTCTCGCAATCACCTGTCAACCATCATCGCAGACCACTACAAGCCGGAGGACGTTGACTTCCATCTGTGGAGCACCGAGGCTGACCGATGA
- a CDS encoding acetyltransferase, translating to MDIRLLKSADLPLIQHANLENLPENYFLKYYLYHALSWPQLSYVAVDVSRPKRTPYDYPKIVGYVLAKMEEEPADGIAHGHITSLSVMRTHRRLGIAEKLMRQSQLAMVETFGAQYVSLHVRVSNQAAIHLYRDTLGFKTEKTESKYYADGEDAFCMKLDLGYIREQVQDERDREEEKDVEPVDEGEAVGDVGRDPSATAAADKKRKVKVGRGLGVGELVEKNESKN from the exons ATGGATATCCGCCTGCTCAAGTCCGCCGACCTCCCCCTCATACAGCACGCCAACCTCGAGAACCTGCCCGAGAACTACTTCCTCAAGTACTACCTCTACCACGCCCTCTCGTGGCCCCAGCTCAGCTatgtcgccgtcgatgtcTCGCGCCCGAAGCGCACCCCCTACGACTACCCCAAGATTGTCGGCTACGTCCTGgccaagatggaggaggagcccgccgacggcatTGCCCACGGCCATATCACCAGCCTCAGCGTCATGCGCACCCACCGCCGTCTGGGTATCGCCGAAAAGCTGATGCGCCAAAGTC AACTCGCCATGGTCGAGACCTTTGGCGCCCAGTACGTCTCCCTTCACGTCCGCGTCTCCAACCAAGCCGCCATCCACCTGTACCGCGATACCCTGGGCTTCAAGACGGAAAAGACGGAGAGCAAGTActacgccgacggcgaggacgcctTCTGCATGAAACTCGACCTGGGTTACATCCGCGAGCAGGTCCAGGACGAGCGCGACCgcgaagaggagaaggacgtCGAGCCCGTTGACGAGGGTGAGGCCGTCGGTGATGTCGGCCGCGACCCCAGcgctaccgccgccgccgacaagaagcgcaaggtcaaggttggccgcggcctcggcgtcggcgagctaGTCGAGAAGAACGAGAGCAAGAACTAA